In Pelmatolapia mariae isolate MD_Pm_ZW linkage group LG8, Pm_UMD_F_2, whole genome shotgun sequence, one genomic interval encodes:
- the LOC134633204 gene encoding protein kinase C and casein kinase II substrate protein 3-like — protein MASLPKEPPEDARKQSFWMPGNYVRTVHRTERSFQACNDIVTCFMERAKVEKQYAQQLSQWSSKWKSIVDSRPLYGSLMRAWQCFFTSTERLSALHSSISQSLTSEEGVRVKTWQKETFPKKIFCGFRESYDTNTSFSRAQKPWSKKLMKLEKVRVAYHKACQREQAALEKEKQANENSEMSQEKKQKMTEAREKATEEKEMARDKYEKILEDVSTYTPRYMEEMEAIFEQSQEEERKRISFLKQVFLSIHRHLDVTNNESVKAVYSELHQTLMAIDEQDDLKWWKNNHGPGMPTDWPKIEEWVPPVKKLKRKKRDQKGKESRPVMIGGVKVRALYDYVGEEGDELSFKAGEVFLKVEEEDDQGWCRGVLSSGKEGFYPANYVEVAE, from the exons ATGGCAAGCCTTCCCAAAGAGCCTCCCGAGGATGCCAGGAAACAGAGTTTCTGGATG CCAGGGAATTATGTACGCACAGTGCATCGAACTGAACGGTCCTTCCAGGCATGCAACGACATAGTGACCTGCTTCATGGAGAGAGCAAAGGTAGAAAAACAGTACGCCCAGCAGCTCAGCCAGTGGAGCAGCAAGTGGAAGTCCATAGTGGATTCTC GGCCACTTTATGGCTCCCTCATGAGAGCATGGCAGTGTTTCTTCACCTCCACTGAGCGTTTGTCCGCGCTCCATTCTTCCATTTCGCAGTCGCTAACTTCAGAGGAGGGAGTCCGGGTGAAGACCTGGCAAAAGGAGACCTTTCCAAAGAAAATCTTCTGCGGGTTCAGGGAGAGCTACGACACCAACACGAGTTTTTCACGTGCGCAGAAACCCTGGTCCAAGAAGCTTATGAAG CTGGAGAAGGTTCGAGTTGCATACCACAAGGCCTGTCAGAGGGAGCAAGCAGCTctggagaaagaaaagcaaGCAAACGAAAACTCTGAGATGAGCCAAGAGAAAAAGCAGAAGATGACTGAGGCCAGAGAGAAGGCCACGGAGGAGAAGGAAATG GCTAGAGATAAATATGAGAAAATCCTGGAGGACGTGTCGACCTACACACCTCGATATATGGAGGAGATGGAAGCCATTTTTGAACAGTcgcaggaagaggagaggaagaggatcAGCTTTCTCAAGCAAGTCTTCCTGTCCATCCATAGACACTTGGATGTCACCAACAATGAGAG TGTCAAGGCAGTTTACAGTGAGCTCCACCAAACTTTAATGGCCATCGATGAGCAAGATGATCTCAAATGGTGGAAGAACAATCACGGTCCAGGCATGCCCACCGACTGGCCAAAGATTGAG GAATGGGTCCCACCAGTAAAAAAGCTCAAGCGAAAGAAGAGAGACCAAAAAGGAAAGGAGAGCAGACC TGTGATGATTGGGGGTGTGAAGGTGCGAGCTTTGTACGACTACGTGGGAGAGGAGGGTGATGAGCTGTCCTTTAAAGCAG GTGAGGTATTCCTGAAGGTCGAGGAAGAGGACGACCAAGGCTGGTGCCGAGGAGTACTGAGCAGCGGGAAGGAGGGGTTCTACCCGGCTAATTATGTTGAAGTTGCAGAGTGA